A genomic segment from Dermacentor silvarum isolate Dsil-2018 chromosome 11, BIME_Dsil_1.4, whole genome shotgun sequence encodes:
- the LOC119432587 gene encoding probable ATP-dependent RNA helicase DDX5: MEEVDAYRKANDIIVAGRGVPKPILQTDEAGFPELITRIIETRHPGSSPTPLQAQCWPVALSGRDLVAVDYGASEGKSLAYLVPAIIHIQHQPAMQRGGGPIVLVVTATREVAQQVQIVTRELIDGTGIRTMHLVSGEPKTPQLKQLEEGAEICIATPGRLVAFMEECKVNLLCCTYLVLDEADRMLEMGFDRELRTIAGNIRPDRQTLVWLASRARKAHQLVQALSKDCVTVSVGMATKDNQNQRVEHIVVVCEKAEKEDKLIALFEDILHDESDRVIVFVEMKQTVEDLVSSVRLHGWPAVGIHGRKTEQEREWALNAFRFGKAPILLATDVTGRALDAANVRYVVSYDYPINPDEYPRRFKHADRPDGTGRAYTFVTPDNCARATELMWFLREAQQVIPADLRKVANKLARK; this comes from the coding sequence ATGGAAGAAGTGGATGCCTACCGGAAGGCCAACGATATCATTGTTGCAGGACGCGGTGTACCTAAGCCCATCCTTCAGACAGACGAAGCCGGATTTCCTGAACTCATTACGAGGATCATCGAAACACGCCACCCTGGCTCGTCACCGACCCCATTGCAAGCTCAGTGCTGGCCCGTAGCGCTAAGCGGCAGAGACCTCGTGGCTGTAGATTACGGCGCATCGGAAGGCAAGTCACTGGCCTACCTCGTTCCGGCCATCATCCACATTCAGCACCAGCCGGCCATGCAGCGTGGTGGTGGACCCATTGTTCTAGTGGTTACAGCGACGCGGGAGGTGGCCCAGCAGGTTCAGATCGTCACCCGCGAGCTTATCGACGGGACAGGGATCCGAACGATGCACCTCGTCTCCGGCGAACCAAAGACACCGCAGTTGAAGCAGCTCGAGGAAGGTGCTGAGATTTGCATCGCGACGCCAGGTCGCCTCGTAGCCTTCATGGAGGAGTGCAAGGTGAATCTGCTCTGCTGTACGTACCTGGTGCTGGACGAAGCGGACCGCATGTTGGAAATGGGCTTCGATAGGGAGCTTCGCACCATTGCGGGCAACATCCGACCAGACCGTCAGACACTCGTGTGGCTGGCATCCCGAGCGAGAAAGGCGCACCAACTAGTCCAAGCATTATCGAAGGACTGCGTCACCGTCAGTGTCGGGATGGCTACCAAGGACAACCAAAACCAACGAGTAGAACATATAGTTGTGGTATGCGAGAAGGCCGAGAAGGAAGACAAGCTCATCGCCCTCTTCGAGGACATCCTCCACGATGAGAGCGACAGGGTCATCGTCTTTGTCGAGATGAAGCAAACGGTGGAAGACCTCGTGTCCAGCGTGCGCCTCCATGGCTGGCCCGCCGTGGGCATCCACGGAAGGAAGACGGAACAAGAACGCGAGTGGGCGCTCAACGCCTTTCGTTTTGGCAAGGCGCCAATCTTGTTGGCGACCGACGTGACCGGAAGAGCTCTGGACGCGGCCAACGTGCGCTATGTAGTCAGCTACGACTACCCGATCAACCCTGACGAATACCCGCGTCGCTTCAAGCACGCGGATCGGCCGGACGGGACGGGTAGAGCGTACACGTTCGTGACACCCGATAACTGCGCCCGGGCCACGGAGCTGATGTGGTTTCTCCGAGAGGCCCAGCAGGTGATACCCGCAGACCTGCGTAAGGTCGCGAATAAGCTAGCGCGAAAGTAG